One Synechococcus sp. MU1617 genomic region harbors:
- a CDS encoding phycobilisome rod-core linker polypeptide has protein sequence MAIPLLEYAPITQNSLRTGVPNLRVGSDEGSRAYSLEIADDRDNLDTVVEAAYRQIFFHAFKTDRDVNLESQLKDGQITVRDFIRGLVLSDTFKRTFYGFNSNYKVVRHLCERILGRKVNGKGEELSWSIVIATKGLEGLVDVLLDSAEYLDSFGYDTVPYQRNRVLPGRELGDTPFNITTPRYDEYYRGILGFPQIVFTGGPAKKVPARAKIRKGGSPQDYMAWAAEMSGPRGVSPSGGADMDYMSKVPYRSIGR, from the coding sequence GTGGCCATTCCTCTCCTGGAGTACGCACCGATCACCCAGAACTCTTTGAGGACTGGTGTTCCGAATCTCCGTGTCGGCTCCGATGAGGGATCCCGGGCCTACTCCCTTGAGATCGCAGACGATCGGGACAATCTCGACACCGTCGTGGAAGCCGCCTACCGGCAGATCTTCTTCCACGCCTTCAAAACAGATCGGGACGTCAACCTTGAGTCCCAGCTGAAGGATGGCCAGATCACCGTTCGCGACTTCATTCGCGGCCTGGTGCTCTCCGACACCTTCAAGCGCACCTTCTACGGCTTCAACAGCAACTACAAAGTTGTCCGTCACCTGTGCGAGCGGATCCTGGGACGCAAGGTGAATGGCAAGGGGGAAGAACTCTCCTGGTCCATCGTGATTGCGACCAAAGGCCTGGAAGGCCTAGTCGATGTTCTGCTCGACAGCGCCGAGTACCTCGACTCCTTCGGTTACGACACGGTTCCCTACCAACGCAACCGCGTGCTTCCCGGCCGCGAGCTGGGCGACACGCCGTTCAACATCACGACCCCCCGCTACGACGAGTACTACCGGGGAATCCTGGGCTTCCCCCAGATCGTCTTCACCGGCGGCCCCGCCAAGAAGGTTCCCGCCCGCGCCAAGATCCGCAAAGGTGGCTCCCCTCAGGACTACATGGCCTGGGCTGCCGAAATGTCTGGCCCCCGCGGGGTCTCCCCCAGCGGCGGCGCCGACATGGACTACATGTCGAAAGTGCCCTACCGCAGCATCGGCCGCTGA
- a CDS encoding ferredoxin-thioredoxin reductase catalytic domain-containing protein, with protein sequence MSDAPQEPTAESLEVIRKFAETYAQRTGTYFCADPSVTAVVLKGLARHKDDLGGALCPCRHYEDKEAEVSQAFWNCPCVPMRERKECHCMLFLTEDNPFACPEKTQTITTETINATAG encoded by the coding sequence ATGTCCGACGCCCCTCAAGAGCCGACAGCAGAAAGCCTGGAGGTCATCCGCAAGTTCGCTGAAACCTACGCGCAGCGCACCGGCACCTATTTCTGTGCGGACCCCAGCGTTACCGCTGTTGTTCTGAAGGGTCTGGCGCGTCATAAGGACGATCTGGGGGGAGCGCTTTGCCCCTGCCGCCATTACGAAGATAAGGAGGCCGAGGTCTCCCAAGCCTTCTGGAACTGCCCATGTGTCCCTATGCGCGAGCGCAAGGAATGCCACTGCATGCTCTTCCTCACCGAGGACAATCCCTTCGCTTGCCCTGAGAAGACGCAGACCATCACGACAGAAACGATCAACGCCACCGCCGGCTGA
- the sufC gene encoding Fe-S cluster assembly ATPase SufC, translating to MIRPDAELLLDIQDLHASVEDKPILKGVNLQVRAGEVHAVMGRNGSGKSTLSKVLAGHPAYRVTGGTVRYRGQDLFELEPEERARLGVFLGFQYPVEIPGVSNLEFLRVSTNARREKQGEEELDTFAFEDHVHEKLKVVQMDPAFLERSVNEGFSGGEKKRNEILQMALLEPVVAILDETDSGLDIDALRIVAGGVNQLATEDNATLLITHYQRLLDEITPDYVHVMASGRILRTGGRELALELEQTGYDWVDQELAAQGAA from the coding sequence GTGATTCGCCCTGACGCTGAGCTGCTGCTCGATATCCAAGACCTGCATGCCTCCGTCGAGGACAAGCCCATTCTCAAGGGTGTGAACCTGCAGGTGAGGGCGGGTGAGGTGCATGCCGTGATGGGCCGCAACGGCAGTGGCAAGAGCACGCTCTCCAAGGTGCTGGCTGGACATCCCGCCTATCGGGTTACGGGTGGCACCGTCCGCTATCGCGGCCAGGATCTGTTTGAGCTGGAGCCTGAAGAGCGGGCCCGTCTGGGGGTGTTCCTCGGATTTCAGTACCCCGTTGAAATTCCTGGCGTCAGCAACCTGGAATTCCTGCGGGTGTCCACCAATGCCCGGCGGGAAAAGCAGGGGGAGGAGGAGCTCGACACCTTTGCCTTCGAGGACCACGTGCACGAGAAGCTCAAGGTGGTTCAGATGGATCCTGCTTTCCTCGAGCGCAGTGTGAATGAAGGCTTTTCCGGGGGAGAGAAAAAGCGCAACGAGATTCTGCAGATGGCGTTACTGGAGCCTGTGGTGGCGATCTTGGATGAAACCGACTCCGGCCTGGATATCGATGCTCTGCGCATCGTGGCCGGAGGTGTGAACCAGCTGGCGACGGAAGACAACGCCACGCTGCTGATCACCCACTACCAGCGTCTGCTCGATGAGATCACTCCGGACTATGTGCATGTGATGGCGTCAGGCCGGATCCTGCGCACCGGAGGCCGGGAGCTGGCGCTTGAGCTGGAGCAGACCGGATACGACTGGGTGGATCAGGAGCTGGCCGCTCAAGGAGCTGCTTGA
- a CDS encoding phosphatidylserine/phosphatidylglycerophosphate/cardiolipin synthase family protein, which produces MLKSKLGWMAAALLCSGCSQAGSVVGTAPADLAMPKQIDVVFNHNARSRYRSPLTGDWRNGDDMEAWLIEAIDAANDEVLVAVQELSLPRIAEALIAAENRGVRIAVILENSYSQAWSEQRPSRLNQRGRQRWDQLNRLADSNGDGSTSPEEAFHADAVALLQAAQIPLIDDTEDGSSGSGLMHHKFLVIDQTTVITGSANLTSSGLHGDAGRPSSRGNVNHLLRFHSPELALVFRKEFTQMWGDGPGGEQDSRFGLQKAKEGVQTVQIGGTRVDALFSPHPKRDANHGLNLLADQLEAARERIDMALFVFSAQQLTNVLRDQIERGVEFRLVADPGFASRPFSEVLDLLGVTLPDHSCKVEAGNHPLQQGLKGIGTPRLARGDKLHHKFAVIDQRKVITGSFNWSPSAAHTNDETLLVIHSAKLAAHFTREMDRLWDSAELGITPRIQRKLERQKIRCGDGVERR; this is translated from the coding sequence ATGCTGAAGAGCAAGCTGGGATGGATGGCAGCGGCTCTTCTCTGCAGTGGCTGCAGCCAGGCGGGATCGGTGGTGGGCACGGCTCCGGCAGATCTAGCGATGCCCAAGCAGATCGATGTGGTCTTCAACCACAACGCCAGATCGCGCTACCGCTCACCCCTCACAGGCGACTGGCGCAATGGTGACGACATGGAGGCATGGCTGATTGAAGCCATTGATGCCGCCAACGACGAGGTGCTGGTGGCCGTGCAAGAGCTCAGTCTTCCAAGGATTGCCGAGGCCCTCATCGCAGCCGAGAACCGTGGTGTTCGCATTGCCGTCATCCTGGAGAACAGCTACAGCCAAGCCTGGAGCGAACAACGACCCAGCCGATTGAACCAGCGAGGCAGGCAGCGCTGGGATCAGTTGAACCGCCTGGCCGACAGCAATGGGGATGGCAGCACGAGTCCGGAAGAAGCCTTCCACGCTGATGCCGTGGCGCTCCTTCAAGCCGCGCAGATTCCACTGATTGACGACACCGAAGACGGGAGCAGCGGCAGCGGCTTGATGCACCACAAATTTCTGGTGATCGATCAAACAACGGTGATTACGGGCAGCGCCAATCTCACCAGTTCCGGCCTTCACGGTGATGCTGGCCGGCCATCCAGCCGCGGCAACGTGAATCACCTGCTGCGGTTCCACAGCCCTGAGCTCGCACTGGTGTTCCGCAAGGAATTCACCCAGATGTGGGGGGATGGCCCCGGTGGCGAGCAGGACAGTCGCTTTGGCCTGCAGAAAGCAAAAGAAGGCGTGCAAACCGTGCAGATCGGTGGCACCCGAGTGGATGCGCTGTTCTCCCCCCATCCGAAAAGAGATGCAAATCACGGGCTGAACCTGTTGGCTGACCAGTTGGAAGCGGCACGAGAGCGCATTGATATGGCCCTGTTTGTGTTCTCTGCACAGCAACTCACCAACGTGCTGCGGGACCAGATCGAGCGAGGCGTTGAGTTCAGACTGGTTGCGGATCCTGGCTTTGCCAGCCGCCCCTTCTCGGAAGTGCTCGATCTCCTGGGGGTCACCCTTCCAGATCACAGCTGCAAGGTGGAAGCTGGCAATCACCCGCTGCAGCAGGGCCTGAAAGGAATCGGCACCCCTCGTCTCGCCCGCGGCGACAAGCTCCACCACAAGTTCGCAGTGATCGATCAGCGCAAAGTGATCACGGGATCCTTCAATTGGTCCCCCTCCGCTGCTCACACCAACGACGAAACGCTGCTGGTGATTCACTCCGCCAAGCTTGCTGCGCATTTCACCCGTGAGATGGATCGCCTCTGGGACAGCGCTGAGCTGGGGATCACACCACGGATCCAACGCAAACTGGAGCGTCAAAAGATTCGATGCGGCGATGGGGTGGAGAGGAGATGA
- a CDS encoding DUF4912 domain-containing protein, with amino-acid sequence MSPTLSSLARLTLRQLRQIASDLGVPLYSRKSKETLVDEVAQRQQKRGGDLKAIEAELNAPAMGSSDTRVVFLPRDPQWAYVFWEISDADRKVAQKDGASRLCLRLADVTGMQDGNAHPHTLQEVPVDSHSTEWYLPVPLCDRDYRVELGYRIGATWMSLAFSSVARVPALHPSEQILDQFVPFSLDAAPAESAAAPVAPIESSNSGLHERLYQTATVHFSRRRVGSEEFQEGFDVSGDSSGLNDSGAGLWASGRNESGLGGVAPRQRSFWLVADAELIVYGATDPSARLTIGGEEVPLSTDGTFRIQVPFRDGEQMYAIEATASDGEQKRNITLNFKRETPEDNSNPASEARAEWF; translated from the coding sequence GTGTCCCCAACCCTGTCATCACTGGCACGTCTCACCCTTCGTCAACTACGTCAGATCGCCAGCGACCTAGGGGTGCCGCTCTACAGCCGCAAGAGCAAGGAGACCCTGGTCGACGAGGTTGCCCAGCGTCAGCAGAAGCGTGGTGGAGACCTGAAGGCCATCGAGGCGGAACTCAACGCACCGGCCATGGGCAGCAGCGATACCCGCGTGGTGTTCCTGCCCCGTGATCCCCAGTGGGCCTACGTGTTCTGGGAGATCTCGGACGCAGACCGCAAGGTGGCCCAAAAAGATGGAGCCAGCCGACTTTGCCTGCGCCTAGCGGACGTGACCGGCATGCAGGACGGCAATGCCCATCCGCACACCTTGCAGGAAGTGCCCGTCGATAGCCACAGCACAGAGTGGTACTTGCCTGTTCCTCTCTGCGACCGGGATTACCGGGTTGAGTTGGGCTATCGCATCGGCGCCACTTGGATGTCTCTGGCCTTCTCCTCAGTGGCCCGCGTGCCCGCTCTGCACCCCAGCGAACAGATTCTTGATCAGTTCGTGCCCTTCAGCCTCGATGCGGCCCCGGCCGAATCCGCTGCAGCTCCCGTCGCGCCGATCGAGTCAAGCAACAGTGGCTTGCATGAACGGCTCTACCAAACTGCCACGGTCCACTTCAGCCGCCGTCGGGTTGGCTCTGAAGAATTCCAAGAAGGTTTTGACGTCTCCGGTGACAGCAGCGGCTTGAACGATTCGGGAGCTGGTCTCTGGGCAAGCGGTCGCAACGAATCTGGTCTTGGTGGTGTGGCTCCTCGCCAACGCTCCTTCTGGCTGGTGGCTGACGCCGAACTGATCGTCTACGGCGCCACCGACCCTTCAGCTCGCCTCACCATCGGCGGCGAAGAAGTGCCTCTCTCCACCGACGGAACATTCCGAATCCAGGTGCCCTTCCGGGATGGCGAGCAGATGTACGCCATTGAGGCGACCGCCTCGGATGGGGAACAGAAGCGCAACATCACGCTCAACTTCAAACGTGAGACCCCGGAAGACAACAGCAACCCCGCCAGCGAAGCCCGCGCCGAGTGGTTCTGA
- a CDS encoding SufD family Fe-S cluster assembly protein has translation MASSVLAPVQERGRAALEQLGLPNRRQEPWRLTDLKRLAAVSALPASASPLSTSLPASLEGVTRLVINGFDDPLAGQVLPDGITALNAEELEQALGHTLDRCGCAQVWPVEFNHAKAQQILALRVRGRVGPLELVLAAGAGLNATRVLLLLEEKAELELMQVLLAEGASAHSHVLEVHLGQEAKLRHGVLATADGASSLMAHLAVEQEPRSSYALTSVVQGWNLGRVEPRVVQVDGQAQTVLKGLAVAGADQQLATHSAVRFDGPEGELDQLQKCLAGGQSHAIFNGAISVPRDAQRTNAAQLSRNLLLSERARVDTKPELEIVADDVRCAHGATVSQLQDDELFYLQSRGIAASDATALLLRGACQEVIAQLPAAAQAWRPLERVMESLAS, from the coding sequence ATGGCGAGCAGTGTGCTGGCGCCAGTGCAGGAGCGCGGTCGAGCCGCCCTGGAACAGCTTGGTTTGCCCAACCGCCGCCAGGAGCCCTGGCGTCTCACCGACCTCAAACGGCTTGCTGCTGTATCGGCATTGCCGGCCAGTGCTTCGCCGCTGTCCACATCCCTGCCGGCCAGCCTGGAAGGGGTGACCCGGCTGGTGATTAATGGGTTTGATGATCCCTTGGCTGGGCAGGTTCTTCCGGACGGAATCACAGCGCTGAATGCCGAAGAGCTTGAGCAGGCCCTCGGCCACACCCTGGACCGCTGCGGTTGTGCCCAGGTCTGGCCCGTGGAGTTCAACCACGCCAAAGCCCAGCAAATCCTTGCCCTCAGGGTGCGGGGACGGGTCGGCCCGTTGGAGCTGGTCCTTGCGGCGGGTGCCGGGTTGAACGCCACGCGGGTTTTACTGCTGTTGGAGGAAAAGGCAGAGCTGGAGCTGATGCAGGTGCTGCTGGCTGAGGGGGCGTCGGCTCACAGTCATGTGTTGGAAGTGCATCTGGGGCAGGAGGCCAAGCTGCGCCATGGCGTTCTGGCCACGGCGGATGGCGCGTCATCGCTGATGGCCCATTTGGCTGTCGAGCAGGAGCCTCGCAGCTCCTATGCCCTTACCTCGGTGGTTCAGGGCTGGAACCTGGGACGGGTTGAGCCTCGGGTGGTGCAAGTGGATGGCCAGGCGCAGACCGTGCTCAAAGGTTTGGCTGTGGCCGGCGCCGATCAGCAGCTGGCCACCCACTCCGCGGTGCGCTTCGACGGGCCGGAGGGAGAGCTGGATCAGTTGCAGAAATGCCTGGCCGGTGGTCAATCCCATGCAATTTTCAACGGTGCCATCAGTGTTCCCCGCGATGCTCAGCGCACCAACGCTGCGCAGTTGAGCCGCAACCTGCTGCTGTCTGAACGTGCCCGGGTGGATACCAAGCCCGAGCTGGAGATCGTGGCGGACGATGTGCGCTGCGCCCACGGCGCCACCGTGTCGCAGCTTCAGGACGATGAGCTGTTTTATCTCCAGAGCCGGGGTATCGCTGCGTCGGATGCAACGGCGCTGCTTCTGCGTGGTGCCTGCCAGGAGGTGATTGCCCAGCTTCCTGCTGCGGCTCAGGCTTGGCGCCCCCTGGAGCGCGTGATGGAGAGCCTCGCCTCATGA
- a CDS encoding MscL family protein encodes MLQRWRREFVEFFFTKGSALTVAIAFIVGQQFTRIVDSVTKDLLMPLLNPLVPKGSFEDLKIDYFGGAIEIGKLFDTIIEALLVAWMLFLILKAIKRIERQTSASTEEPELS; translated from the coding sequence ATGCTTCAACGTTGGCGCCGCGAATTTGTCGAGTTCTTCTTCACCAAGGGCAGTGCTTTGACGGTCGCGATTGCATTCATTGTGGGGCAGCAATTCACAAGAATCGTCGATTCAGTCACCAAAGACCTGTTGATGCCACTCCTGAACCCGTTGGTTCCCAAAGGCAGTTTCGAAGATCTCAAAATCGACTATTTCGGCGGCGCCATTGAGATTGGAAAGTTATTTGACACCATCATCGAAGCCCTCCTTGTGGCCTGGATGCTGTTTCTCATCCTCAAGGCGATCAAACGGATTGAGCGGCAAACCTCTGCATCCACCGAAGAACCAGAGCTGAGCTAG
- a CDS encoding metalloregulator ArsR/SmtB family transcription factor: protein MSASAPDSTRDAVLSLLLERGEEDAGALAGAVGISVQAMRRHLRSLADSGLVCASSNASGPGRPSNRWCLTDEGRAQFPDGSGRFALGLLDSMRSHLPEATVRQLLDQQAESKASQYRQSLGEASLEARLEHLALLRRDEGYVTVCSRDDDGISWRLEEAHCSVQRIAEEFPAVCDQELLLIRRTVPDCRVERVHWRLEGGHACGFRITPLAQG, encoded by the coding sequence ATGAGCGCCTCGGCCCCCGACAGCACCCGCGACGCCGTGCTCTCCCTGCTACTGGAGCGGGGAGAGGAGGACGCTGGCGCCCTGGCCGGAGCTGTGGGCATTTCCGTTCAGGCCATGCGGCGTCACCTGCGCTCCCTCGCCGACAGCGGCCTGGTCTGCGCCAGCAGCAATGCCAGCGGTCCGGGGCGCCCCAGCAACCGCTGGTGCCTCACCGACGAAGGACGGGCCCAGTTCCCTGATGGCAGCGGCCGCTTCGCCCTCGGCCTGCTGGATTCGATGCGCAGCCATCTCCCCGAAGCGACCGTGCGCCAACTGCTGGATCAGCAGGCGGAGTCGAAGGCCAGCCAGTACCGGCAAAGCCTCGGCGAGGCCTCCCTGGAGGCTCGACTCGAACATCTGGCACTGTTGCGGCGCGACGAGGGCTACGTCACCGTCTGCAGCCGGGATGACGACGGCATCAGCTGGAGGCTCGAGGAAGCCCACTGCTCTGTGCAGCGCATTGCCGAAGAATTCCCCGCGGTGTGCGACCAGGAATTACTGCTGATCCGACGCACCGTGCCGGACTGCCGGGTGGAACGGGTGCATTGGCGACTCGAGGGCGGCCACGCCTGCGGCTTCCGCATCACCCCGTTGGCGCAGGGCTGA
- a CDS encoding SufS family cysteine desulfurase: protein MTIAAEARSSADFVDLSSRYRADFPILEQCAPDGRPLIYLDHAATSQKPRQVLEALQQYYSCDNANVHRGAHQLSARATDAFEAARSTTAAFVGAASAREIVFTRNASEAINLVARTWGDANLKQGDEILLTVMEHHSNLVPWQLLAQRTGCVLRHVGISESGELDLQDFRAQLNERTRLVSLVHISNSLGCCNPLDQVIPAAHAVGASVLVDACQSLAHKPIDVAALDADFLVGSSHKLCGPTGMGFLWARESLLEAMPPFLGGGEMIQDVFLDHSTWAVLPHKFEAGTPAIGEAVGMGAAIRYLQAVGLEAIQAWEAQLTRHLFNRLQAIDGVRVLGPTPEQQPERGALATFLVDGVHANDIAALMDASGICIRSGHHCCQPLHRLYDVTASARASLSFTSTFEEIDRFSEELASTVAFLREHS, encoded by the coding sequence ATGACGATCGCCGCCGAAGCACGATCTAGTGCTGATTTTGTGGATTTATCGTCTCGATATCGTGCCGATTTTCCGATTCTTGAGCAGTGTGCTCCCGATGGTCGGCCGCTGATTTATCTCGATCACGCTGCCACAAGCCAGAAGCCTCGTCAGGTGCTGGAGGCGCTGCAGCAGTACTACAGCTGCGACAACGCCAACGTGCATCGCGGTGCTCACCAGCTGAGTGCCCGCGCCACCGATGCCTTTGAAGCAGCCCGCAGCACGACGGCGGCCTTCGTGGGCGCCGCCAGTGCCCGAGAGATTGTCTTCACCCGCAATGCCAGCGAAGCGATCAATCTGGTGGCGCGCACCTGGGGTGACGCCAACCTCAAGCAAGGGGATGAAATCCTCCTCACGGTGATGGAGCACCACAGCAACCTGGTGCCCTGGCAGCTGTTGGCTCAGCGCACCGGTTGCGTGCTGCGCCATGTGGGTATCTCCGAATCTGGTGAGCTGGATCTGCAGGATTTTCGGGCCCAGCTCAACGAGCGCACCCGACTGGTGAGCCTGGTGCATATCAGTAATTCCCTGGGCTGCTGCAATCCTCTTGATCAGGTGATCCCCGCAGCCCATGCCGTTGGCGCCAGCGTGCTCGTGGATGCCTGCCAGAGCCTGGCTCACAAGCCGATTGATGTTGCGGCTCTCGATGCCGATTTTCTGGTGGGCTCCTCCCACAAGCTCTGTGGCCCCACCGGCATGGGTTTTCTCTGGGCGCGGGAGTCGCTGCTGGAGGCGATGCCTCCTTTCCTGGGCGGCGGGGAAATGATCCAAGACGTTTTCCTCGACCACAGCACCTGGGCGGTGTTGCCCCACAAGTTCGAAGCGGGTACGCCTGCCATTGGTGAAGCGGTGGGCATGGGGGCCGCGATTCGTTATTTGCAAGCGGTGGGTCTGGAGGCGATTCAGGCCTGGGAGGCGCAGCTCACCCGGCATTTGTTCAACCGGCTGCAGGCCATTGATGGTGTGAGGGTCTTGGGCCCCACGCCTGAGCAACAGCCCGAGCGCGGTGCTCTGGCCACATTCCTGGTGGATGGGGTGCATGCCAACGACATTGCCGCTCTGATGGATGCCTCCGGGATCTGCATCCGCAGTGGTCACCATTGCTGTCAGCCCTTGCACCGTCTCTATGACGTGACGGCTTCAGCGCGAGCCAGCTTGAGCTTCACCAGCACCTTTGAAGAGATCGACCGCTTCAGCGAGGAGCTCGCCTCCACGGTTGCCTTCCTGCGCGAACACAGCTGA
- the sufB gene encoding Fe-S cluster assembly protein SufB, with product MTSTSTRDLVSQPYKYGFVTEIETDKIAKGLSEEVVRLISAKKEEPDFLLQFRLKAFRHWLTLEEPDWAALGYSEIDYQDIIYYAAPKQQEKKASLDEVDPKLLETFDKLGIPLSEQKRLSNVAVDAVFDSVSIATTYKEKLAEHGVVFCSFSEAVKEHPELIERYLGTVVSSNDNYFATLNSAVFSDGSFVFIPKGVECPMELSTYFRINSGDTGQFERTLIVAEEGASVSYLEGCTAPMFDTNQLHAAVVELVALDDASIKYSTVQNWYAGDENGVGGIYNFVTKRGQCRGDRSRISWTQVETGSAITWKYPSCVLQGADSVGEFYSVALTNNCQQADTGTKMVHVGPRTRSTIVSKGISAGRSSNSYRGLVQMGPNAKGARNYSQCDSMLIGDQAAANTYPYIRSQQPQAAIEHEASTCRISEDQLFYLQSRGIGFEEAVSMMVSGFCRDVFNQLPMEFAAEADKLLALKLEGSVG from the coding sequence ATGACCAGTACCTCCACACGGGATCTCGTCAGCCAGCCGTACAAGTACGGCTTCGTCACCGAGATCGAGACCGACAAGATCGCCAAAGGTCTCAGTGAAGAGGTCGTTCGCCTGATCTCGGCCAAGAAAGAAGAGCCGGACTTTCTGCTGCAGTTCCGGCTCAAGGCCTTTCGCCACTGGCTCACCCTCGAGGAGCCCGATTGGGCTGCCCTTGGTTATTCCGAGATCGATTATCAAGACATCATTTATTACGCAGCTCCCAAGCAGCAGGAGAAGAAGGCCAGCCTCGATGAGGTGGATCCCAAGCTGCTGGAAACCTTCGACAAGCTCGGCATTCCGCTGAGCGAGCAGAAGCGTCTCAGCAACGTTGCGGTGGATGCTGTTTTCGACAGCGTTTCGATTGCCACCACCTACAAGGAGAAGTTGGCGGAACACGGGGTGGTGTTCTGCTCCTTCAGTGAGGCGGTTAAGGAGCACCCCGAGCTGATCGAGCGCTACCTCGGAACGGTTGTCTCCAGCAACGACAACTATTTCGCCACCCTGAACTCAGCGGTGTTCAGCGACGGATCCTTCGTCTTCATCCCAAAGGGCGTCGAGTGCCCGATGGAGCTGTCCACTTACTTCCGAATCAATTCTGGTGACACCGGACAGTTCGAGCGCACCTTGATCGTTGCCGAAGAAGGTGCCTCGGTGAGTTATCTCGAGGGCTGCACGGCACCGATGTTCGACACCAACCAGCTGCATGCGGCGGTGGTGGAACTGGTGGCCCTTGACGACGCCTCCATCAAATACTCCACGGTTCAGAACTGGTATGCCGGTGATGAAAACGGCGTCGGTGGCATTTACAACTTCGTGACCAAGCGAGGCCAGTGCCGCGGTGATCGCAGCCGCATCAGCTGGACTCAGGTGGAGACCGGTTCAGCTATTACCTGGAAATACCCCAGTTGCGTGTTGCAGGGTGCTGATTCGGTGGGCGAGTTCTATTCAGTGGCCCTCACCAACAACTGCCAGCAGGCCGACACCGGTACCAAGATGGTCCACGTCGGACCGCGCACCCGCTCCACGATTGTGAGCAAGGGCATCAGCGCCGGCCGCTCCAGCAACAGCTATCGCGGTCTCGTGCAAATGGGGCCCAATGCCAAAGGCGCTCGCAACTACAGCCAGTGCGATTCGATGCTGATCGGTGATCAAGCCGCTGCGAACACGTACCCCTACATCCGTTCGCAGCAGCCGCAGGCGGCCATCGAGCATGAGGCCAGCACCTGCCGCATCTCCGAAGACCAGCTCTTTTATCTGCAGAGCCGTGGCATCGGGTTTGAAGAGGCCGTCTCGATGATGGTCAGCGGCTTCTGTCGCGACGTCTTCAACCAGCTGCCGATGGAGTTTGCCGCTGAGGCTGACAAATTGCTGGCCCTCAAACTCGAGGGGTCTGTGGGCTGA
- a CDS encoding phycobiliprotein lyase, translating into MLEISDALSFFRLSCGRWTSQRSQHHLLHRRAEAGASFIVVEELLKGDERLAEIAERNNASVEQIVGGCWVRWSGSMAWDRAGESHEDQTMFGLIPEDETGRRGLLLRDRGYAEKAPVAGQFRMDDENGLILTTDYEMMSSLERFWFTSENVRLRTSTVQGLSNNASFCIETRQLDDVDQTSPAIASNGAALAPFGW; encoded by the coding sequence ATGCTTGAGATCTCGGACGCCCTCAGCTTCTTTCGCCTGAGCTGTGGCCGCTGGACCTCGCAGCGCAGCCAACACCACCTGCTGCATCGCCGCGCCGAAGCTGGAGCCTCGTTCATCGTGGTGGAGGAACTGCTGAAGGGGGACGAGCGGCTCGCGGAGATCGCCGAGCGCAACAACGCCAGCGTCGAGCAGATCGTTGGCGGTTGCTGGGTGCGCTGGAGCGGATCGATGGCCTGGGATCGCGCCGGCGAATCCCATGAAGACCAGACCATGTTCGGACTGATCCCCGAAGACGAAACGGGGCGACGCGGACTGTTGCTGCGGGATCGCGGTTACGCCGAAAAAGCACCGGTGGCGGGCCAGTTCCGCATGGACGACGAAAACGGCCTGATCCTCACCACGGACTACGAAATGATGAGTTCGCTCGAGCGCTTTTGGTTCACCAGCGAGAACGTACGACTGCGCACCAGCACGGTGCAAGGGCTCTCCAACAACGCCTCCTTCTGCATCGAGACCCGGCAGCTGGACGATGTTGATCAGACCAGCCCAGCGATTGCTTCGAACGGAGCCGCCCTCGCCCCCTTCGGCTGGTAA